The genomic segment CTGTCATAATCTTCAAAAGTTCTTATGATTTTTTCGCCTTTACTTACTCCATTTTGCTGCTCAAAATATTCTGATTTTGTCAAATTCCCATTTGCATCATAATAGAAATTTTCTACGTAAGAAATAACATAATCAGTAGGATCTGATGCATCATAAATCATATTAGGGAAAGTTGTAACTATTTTTTCAAGCTTATTTCCATTATATATAAAGCTTTGTTTTTTAGAGTGATAATTATTAAATGTATTTGGGATTTCTTTTGATATAATTTGATTTGAAGAATTTAGGGTAACAAATCTTGTGTTTTTCGGTACGGTAAAATCCGGAGAAGTAGAAAAATTCTCGATAGTTACAGTATTGTTTACATAAGTAAAAGAAGTGTGAATATCTTTGCTGTACCTAGAACTGTAACCAGTCGAAACAGGTAACAATATAAAGCCGCCATTTTTCTTTATCAATCTTCGATCTGAATCATATTCAAAAGTAAAATTTTGACCATCTTGATTATTTAGACTGGGGTTTATTTCAGTAATTAAAGTTTCAGTATCTGGTGTGTCATCATTAGAGCAAGAAATAAAAAAAAGTCCAATAAATAAAAACTTCAGTAGTTTCATTAGTTTAAAATTTCGGTTTTTGGTTATATATAATTTGGGTTAAAAATAGAATTTTTTAATAATCTGACTTCTTTTTTTTAAATGAAATTTTTTATTGTTTTTTTCTTAATATTGATTCTGTAATAAAAGATGAATTTAGAACTAAATAATAAAAAAATATGCTACGGTTTGGTCGTGCTTTTTATTGTAATACAAATGATTTATTTGCAGATATTCCAGAAACTCATTTTTCTTCGTGTAGCAAATCCTAGTTTTTCATAAAGTTTTATTGCTCCAAGATTACTCTCAACAACATGTAGAAACGGAGTTTTGCCTTCATCGAAAACTGCATTTACAACATGCGAAGTTAGTTGTTTGGCGTAACCTTTTCCGGTATAATCCGGATGCGTTACAATAGCGCTGACTTCTGTAAATGCATTCATTTTCATACGCTCGCCAGCTACAGACACCAGTTTTTTATCATTAAAAATTCCGTAATAACTACCTAATAAAAACGTTTTGGGTTTAAAATATCCTGGCTGAACTAAATTTACCAAATTGAATAATTCTTCGGCATGTTCTTCGGTTAATTTAATAATTTCATCACTAAAAGTTATCTGTATTTTTTCATAAATAATCATTTGCAGACAAACTAGTTCTTTAGTTATTTTTAAAGTATCTGCAATTTTGGGCTTTTCACCAACGATAAAGAAATTTTCGCATAATGATGCATACTTTTCTGTTGCTTCTAATGTGCTGTTATGATCCGAAAAACCACCAAATGGACAATAATCTTGATTGAAAAATTTGGTTCCGTTGTAATCTAATGCAAATTTTTTATGACTTTCGCACAAAGAATTCCAAACAGGATTATCTAATTTATTTTCTTCTGTCATCATTTTTATTCTTTTGATTTTGAATAAAAGAACTTAAAAGAATTCGAAACCGCAGGATGCAAAATTGTTCCATGATTTTCTAAGGGAAAATAATCAAAATAAACTTTAATGCTTTTACTTTTTGATGCTTTTATTTTTTCTTCTAATAAATTAGCATCCACTTCCATAACTCTCGGGATTTGAGTTGGCGTTAAACCTTCTTTACCTACAGCAATGTAAATTTCTGTCTGCAGATTGAAACTCTCTTTAAAAATCTCAGAATCCTGATTTAAAATAGACCCATTATCCCACCATAAACTTGGGCTTACAATAACATATTTATTAAAAAGAGACGGTTTTTTGAATAAGATTTCGGTTTCTAATAATCCGCCTAAAGACTGACCAATAATGGTTTTAGAATTTGTTGTTTTGTATTTTTTATCAATAAAAGGCTGTAATTCTTTTTCGATAAAAGCGATAAATTTATCAGAATGTCCAGTGGTTGGGTATTTGGTTTTGTCATTTTCAATAGTTGTCGGAAAAGTAAAATCTCTTTTTCTGTCGACAGTAGCAATACCCACAACAATCGATTTTGGAACCTGATTGATCCATTCAAAACTATTAAACTGAACTAAACCCGAAATATGAATAAAATCTTCATCAGCAGAACCATCCAATAAATAAATCACAGGATATTTTTCCTGATCTTTAGGATTATAACCTTCTGGAAGATAAATGTTTAAAATTCTGTTTTCGCCTAATTCTTTAGATTGAATTTCATCGATAACACCTAAAACAAAAGGTTTACTTGTTTCTGTAGTTTTAGATTTGCTATTTTGGCTAAAAATAATTGTAGAGGTAAAAAATATAAAAGTAAAGATGAAAAGCTTGTTCATTATAGAAGTAAAAATGATTTGTAGAAAGACGAAAGTTACAATTTTTATTTTTTGAACTTTCGTCTTTTTTACAAATTGAGGAGATTTATTTTGCTTTCTCAGCAAAAATCTTGTCCAGACCTTCCATTGCAATAGTGAAACCTTCTTTGAAACCCATTTCGATTATTTTTTCCAAATCAGATAAATTTTCATGTTTAATGGCGATATCAACAATGGTTGAATTTCCTTCTTCAGAAAAATTTACATTCCAATCTGATCTCGGAAAATCAGTGTTTAAATTTCCTTCGCTGTCGCTAAAGGCATCCAGATATTTAAAATTACTTTTCGGAGTGATTGAAGTAAAATCTGCAATTGCCCAATGTTCTTCGCCTTGCGGACCAATCATAGCATAAATTCTGCGTCCGCCTTCTTTAAAATCCATACTTTTTGTTTTGGATTTCCACGGAGCCGGCGCCCACCACTGATCTAAAATTTCAGGTTCTGTCCATGCTGACCAAACGTTTGATAATGAAGCATCAAATTCACGTTTTACATTCACGGTACTATTTTCTTTATCTACAGTAAAATTCATTAAAAGATTTGATTTCATATTCTTTAGATTTTAAATTCATTAATAAAAACAGTTTTATTTTCGGTCTTCAAAGATTTTGTCCAAAATTTGCATCGTGGCAGTAATTCCTTCTTTAAAGCCCATTTCGATTATTTTTTCCAACTCTTCAAGGCTGTCGCGTTTAATTGCAATATCAACAACAGTTAAATCTCCTTTTTCAGAAAATGTCAGGTCCCAATAAGAACTCCCGAAAATTGAATTTGGATTTCCTTCGGCGTCACAAAAAGTGGCAGAATGTTTAAAATTTGTTTTTGGAGAAATCGAAGTGTATTCAAAAAAACTCCAGCGTTTATCGCCTTCCGGTGTTACCATTGCATACAATCTTTTTCCGCCTTCTTTGAACTCCATACTTGTGGTTTCAGATTTAAACGGAGCCGGTGCCCACCATTGATCTAAAATTTCTGGTTCTGTCCAGGCTGACCAAACATCAGCAAGCGATGCGTCGAATTCACGTTTTATATGTACAGTCTTATTTTCTTTGTCAACATCAAAATTCATTAATAAATTAGATTTCATTTTTTTTAGATTTAAGATTAATTAATACTTGATCTAATTGATTAAATCGGCTTTCCCAAATCTTTTTGAATTGCTCGAGCCATTGATCAACTTCTTTCATTTTTTCAATTTTGAGCTGATAATAAATTTCTCTGCCCACTTTTTTTCGTCTAATAATTCACATTCGTTTAAAATTTTGATATGTTTAGAAACGGCTTGTCTAGTGGTATTAAACTGTTCTGCAATTGCATTTGGGGTTAATGCATTTGCTGAAATCAAAACCAATATGGCTCTTCGAGTGGGATCGGCAATGGCCTGAAAAATATCTCGTTTCATTTTAAATATAAATTACGCAACTAATCAGTTGCAAATATAAGCAACTTTTTGGTTGCGCAATTACTTTTTCAATTTTTTTTAACTGGAAAAAATAAAAAAACGTTCTGTTGTTATGAAAACGAGTGTGCGTGAGGGATAGAAGCGGATAGCCCACAGCCTGACGAAGGAAGTGCGAGGACTTGAAGCGGATAGCCCGACCCGGAGGGACACGCCCAAAAAAAATCCCACTTGCTTGTGACAAATGGGAATCTTTTTAAAAATTATGATCTAAATTTATTCTTGACAATAATATCTTTAAGCCTTGCTTTTAAATCTTCGCCCGTGTCAAAAACCATTTGCTCGTTATTAGGAAACGGAACTGCGCGTTTATTAAAATAAGATATATAACTGTCATCGCAGGCATTTCTGTCGCCTTTGTAGGTTGAGTAAACGTTTTCAAAAACAAACTCACTACTTACCGGAAAAGATTGTAATAATTGATTTGTTCTAATATCGACATAATCGACAACTGCTATAACCTGACACGATTTATATTGTCTGAATTCGTATACATTAGCACGAAGCATTTTGTAATTGTCTACTTTAATTTCTTTTCCTAAACTATCTTTTACAGGCCTTCCTCGGCTGTCAAGAAGTGTTTTTATGCCATCTTTTACTTGTCTTTCTTTGATAAATTCTTTTTCTTTTATCTGCTCAGGCGAAATAACAATTTGTCTGAAGTTGATAATCAGGCTGTAATCGTATGTAACATTTTTTTGTCTGGCGCTGTGATAAACCGTCCATTTATCATTTAATCCGTATGTTTTAAAATCAAGTAAATCATCCTGAAGCATTTTCGGAATTACCATATTGGTTTGATTTTTTGCATAAACGTCTACAAAATCAGTTCCTTTAAACTGAGCATCGTCCATCAGTTTTTTGGTGTTTTTGTACCCCGGATTTATGCTTTCTAAATAAGCAAAATCATCATAAGCTTTTCTAAAATCAAGCTTGTTATTTGATTTTAAAAGTGCCGATGCATTTTCATAAAGATATTTAGAAAGTACGTTTCTGCTGTTTACAATTTGATCTGAATAATTATCAAAAGGGAAATAAGCGTTTTTTCCCTGTTTTAATAATTTCAATGGCAACAGCGGTCTGATTTTTTCCTGACGATTATTTAACTGTAAATAAGTATTGTAGATGCGTTCTGCATTTGCCGGATTTGCGTCTTTAGACATCATTTCGAGATCACGTAAATCTCTGTCTTTGGCTTTCGCAAACGCTTCTTCAAGCAAGTACACATAATCTTGTTTTCCTTTAGAATCTTTGTTGCTTCTTAAAGCTTCAACGGCACGGTCAATTGCTCCGTCATAATTTCCATCACTTATTAAAGCCTGAGTTGTTTTAACTCCGCATGAGGAAAGGATCAAAAAGAATATAGAAAATAATAAAGTAGTTTTTTGCATAGTATTTCGTTTGAAAGTGTAAATATATCTTTTTTAACTTTCAACAACTATGCCCTTTTGAAAATTTATTTTTTGAGCAGAAAAGCGCTTTTAGAATTGCTGCAGAGCAAAACTAATCTGCGATTTTTTTATATTCAAAAGTACCTATTTCTTTATTGGTAATAACGCGTTTTTGGCTGTCGAAATAATCAACACTAAATTTTATTGGAAGTATAACTGAAATAATAGTTAATTCAGAATTATCGCTGGATAATTTCCATTTTGCTTTGTGTGATTCGTCGCCAATAAGACTGTTGAAATCTCCGTTTTCACTAAAAACCTGAAAAACCTGATCTGTTTTAAAACGATCCTGAATACTTTTTTCCTTTCCGTTTTTTGTCCATTTTACCAGCTGCCATTTTCCAATAAGTTCTTTAGAGGTTTGGGCATTCATCGCAAAACCCAATAAAAAAATAAAACCTAAAATTAAATTTCTCATTTTTAAAAGATTAAAGTTGATTAATAAATTTAAGGAATTTTTATTTATAGGTGAAAGAAAAATCTTAAAAGTGTATTTTTTATTCTGTTAAGAGCTTTTTAATCAATACAATTTGCCCTAAATGATAATAACTGTGCTCGATCATAGCGTCGATGTTTCTTTTATAAGTTCCGTATTTTTCGTCAACAAAAACCTCGTTTAATTTTTGTTCCGGCATTTTTTCAACGAAAGAAGCAAATTCTTCGGCAGCGTTCCAGAATTTATTTAGAAAAGAGTTCCATTCTTCTTGTGAATTGATAGGAGGAAAGTCAAAACTGAATTTGTCTTTTATATCTAAATTTCCACCTTTAAAAACAATATTTATTCCGTTGATGTAATAATGAATATGCTGCGCTAGAAGAGAAATTGTGTTGAGGTTTTTTACCGGAGTTATCGCAATTTTCCAATCCAGATTTTCGAGCTGATGTTTGTAATTGGTATTGGCAATCCAGGTTCCGTTTAAAATAGTTTCTCTAAAACGATTGGCAATTTCTGTGGTGTTTTCCATAATCCGAAACTTTTTTAGTTATCTAATTACTATTTTATATTTCTGAGATGCACCTCTGTCGCACAAATTATCTTCATCCTCTTCATTATTAATATATCGGCGGACATATATTGTAACCGTAAATTCATAAGTTCCACTTTTGTTAGGTATTCCCTTAAAATTTACTTTAGAATTATCGACAACACTGTAATTAATGCCAGGAGGAAGATTTCCGTCAATTGAAGCAGAAGAAATAATATACTCTTCTGTATTTCCTTTTTTTATTTCAAAAGTAATATTTTCATTATAAGCAATATAAGTTGATCCGGTGTATAATTCTTTATAAATAAGACTAGGTTTTTTATCAGTAATACAATCCAAAACCGTTTCGCAGCTTATAGACGTTAGTGCCAAAACGAATAAAAAAAGAGTTTTATAGACTGTATTTTTTTTCATTTTATGGTAAAAGAGTCTCTATTTTAGTTTCTGATTTTTCTCTAATTGGGCTGTCGGCACGAAAACTCCAAATGATTAGAAATTTTCCTTTTACAACATATTCTTCCGGGTGTTCATCAGTTGGCTGGCCGTCTTTTCCCCAAAGTAAACCTTGTAGAAAACGATCTCCTTTAAATACGTGATCAAATTCAAAATACATAATAGAACCGCGATCTGTTTTGTTTCTAAAACTTTGAATGGCTTTACTTTTTACAGTTCCCACAATATTGCTGTACGTTTCAATATCGGTATAAAAATTACAGGCCTGAGGTGTAACGCAAATATTTCCGTCGTTAGGAATATAGCCTTTTGGAATTTCTTTTGGTTTTAGTTTTAAATCAGCAATTGTCTGGCTGAATGAATTGATAGTTAGTAATAAAAATAACGCTGAGAGGGAAATCGTAATTTTCATAGGTTTTTGGTTTTATTGATTTTGGGGTAAATTTCTACTTAATTGTAATCCAGTCTGCTTTTATATTTGTTCTTTTGGGATTTACGGGAACTTCTAATTCTCCGTATTCTCCAATTTTGTTGTTTTCATTGGTCATAAAAATGAATTCTTGATTATTTTTTTCATCCTCCATATATTCCCATTCCATCATTAAATTCTGAACAACTTTAATGTTTGGATATTTTGCCTGTATTTCTGCAACGGTCGATTTTGGACATAATCCATTATTTGTTTTTAGATCTTTGCTAACGGCTGCTATAGCTAGTATTTCCTCAGAACCCATTTTTGGGATTAATGCTATAACAGGCTCAGTTCCCAATGAATAAAGATAAGCTTCTCCGCCGCCGTCAAATCCAAAATCGTAGGCTTCGACTTTTGTTTTTGTTAATTGTGTGAGTAATTTTTCGGCATCTTGAATGGTCATTCCGATTTTTATTTCACCAATTTTTCCTTTAGAAATGAGAAACTTTTCGAAACCAAATTTTACAGCTGATTTTGGTTGAATTTCAACTTTATCTGTTTTAGTTTTTTCAACTTGATTATTTTGAGATTCAAATTGTTTTTCTGTTTTTTCTTTGCAGGAAAACTGAAGTAAAATCAAGAAAATTATTGAAAGTTTTATTCTCATTACATTCTAATCTTCACCTGATAAACAATTTCCCAAAAAATAATTGAAAAAACTGCATTGGCAAATATGGCAGTTTTAACCTGATACGGATCGTAATTTATAAGCAGGTGTAAGTTTGTAAATTTTAAAGCTAAGAAAAGTGACAAAGCTGCAATTCCAACAGCAAAAAGTATATTTAGTAAAGGTTTCCATTTTAATGCTAAAAACGCATAAATAAGATTAAAAACAGCAAACCCACAGCCTAAGGTTATATAGGGATCTGTTTTTAATTTTTCCCCTAATGATAATATTAGCGGAGTAGAAGTTAGGTATAAAAAGAATAGAATTGAGTAAAGCAGGATTCGTATTTGTGGTTTCATTTTGTGCTTGTTTATTATGAAGAATTTTGAATACGAAGATACTATTAAAAGATGAATACTGAATGAAGTTGGGAATACTTCAGTTTATTTGATGTTTTGAAAAGTAGATTTCTTCCGTTAGGCTAATGTTTCATTTTTATCAGAAATTTTGTAGCTAAAATAATAAATCAAAAATTTTCAATAAAAAAATCCCGCCTCAATTAAGAAACGGGACTTCGGTGATATTCCTTTTTTTTCTATTGTTAAACCGTAGCTGCAATTTCTTGCGGTAACGGAATTTGATTTTTAAGTAAATCTTCAAATGTCTCAGCTTGGCGAATCAGGATTCCTTGTCCGTTCATCCAAAGAACTTCGGCTGGTTTGTATCTTGAATTGTAGTTTGAAGACATTGAGAAACAATATGCTCCTGCGTTTCTGAAAGATAAAATGTCACCTTCAGTAATTTCCTGAATTCTACGGTTGTTGGCAAAAGTATCAGTTTCGCAAATGTATCCTACAACTGAGTAAAAACGCTCTTTTCCTTTTGGGTTTGAGATGTTTTCAATGTGGTGTGAAGATCCGTACAACATTGGACGAATTAAGTGGTTGAAACCACTGTCAACTCCAGCGAAAACTGTTGATGTTGTTTGTTTTACTACGTTTACTTTTACTAAGAAATGACCTGCTTCGCTCACCAAGAATTTTCCTGGTTCGAAAATCAGCGTTAAATCTCTTCCGTATTCAGCACAGAAAGCGTTGAATCTTTTAGATAATTTTTTACCTAATTCTTCAATGTCTGTTTCGATATCGTCTTTTTTGTAAGGAACTTTGAATCCGCTTCCGAAATCTAAGAATTGTAAATCTTTGAAATGTTTAGCTGTATCGAACAAGATTTCAGCAGCATACAAGAATACTTCGATATCTAAAATATCAGATCCTGTGTGCATGTGAATTCCAACAATACTCATTTTTGTGTTTTCAACGATACGTAAAATATGCGGAATCTGGTGAACAGAAATTCCGAATTTACTATCGATGTGTCCAACAGAAATATTAGCATTTCCACCCGCCATTACGTGTGGGTTGATACGGATACAAACTGGAATATGAGGATGTTTTGTTCCGAATTGCTCTAAAATAGATAAATTGTCGATATTGATTTGTACACCCATTGCAGCTACTTCTTCGATTTCTTCTAAAGAAACGCCGTTTGGTGTAAAGAAAATTCTTTCGGGTTCATAGCCAGCATGAAGTCCTAACTGAACTTCCTGAATAGATACAGTGTCTAAGCCAGACCCCATGTTCTTTAATAACTGAAGAATCGCAACGTTTGACAATGCCTTCATGGCGTAATTAACTCTTAAGTTTTCTACCTTAGAGAAAGCTTTAGTTAATCGGTTGTACTGTGATTGGATTTTTTCGGCATCGTAAACATACAATGGACTTCCAAATTGGTCTGCTAACTGCAGTAAATCTTTTGCTTGCATTTTTAAATCATTTTGGGCAAAGTTATTACACTTTTATCTACTGACAAATAATTTACAAAAAAATAACAAATTATAACAAATTGTTTAATTTTAAACAAAAAGTTGGTGTTTTTGGAATTTTGTAACCTTTTTCTAAGACGCTAAGGTTCTGAGATGCTAAGGTACTAAGTTTTTTCGCCACGAATTCACGAATTAACTTATTCTTAAATGCTGTTTTTAATTGTTTTTGCCACAGATTTCACAGATTAAATGAATTTTTTCTTGGCCACGAATTGCACAAATTTTCGCAAATTTTTAATCTGAGATTTTTCGCAAAATGCTCAAAACATAGCCCGTGGTTTCAACCACGGGAAACGTTGCGGATTGGGCTTAGTCATATTATTGCGTCCCCGTGGTTAAAACCAAAAAAATCATTTAATCTATATAATCTGTGGCAAGTAAAAAACAAAACCCCTGAATATAAATTCAAGGGTTCGTTAGTAGTTATGTTGTTATCGGAATAAAGATTAAATAAAATGCTAAGAAAAAAACTTAGAACCTTAGCATCTCAGTATCTTAGAAGCTTAAAACTATAAGCTCGGTAAATCTCCTTTTCCTTTAGTAGGCAAGTTTGTAGATCCCATAAGGAATAAATCTACTTCTCTTGCAGCTTCGCGACCTTCTGAAATAGCCCACACAATTAATGATTGTCCTCTTCTCATATCACCTGCGGTGAAGATGTGAGGAACATTTGTTTGATAATTATGCGCTTTATAGTTGCTTCTTGCGTCAATTTCGATTCCTAATTGCTCGCTTAACGTTTTCTCAGGACCTGTAAATCCAAGAGCTAATAAAGCTAAGTCGCAAGGCCATATTTTCTCGGAACCTTCTTTTTCGATTAATTCAGGACGTTGACCTGGAGTCATTTTCCATTGCACTTCAACCGTTTTCAATCCTGTTAATTCACCTTTTTCGTTAGAAATGAATTCTTTGGTATTGATTAGCCAGTTTCTGTCACAACCTTCTTCGTGAGAAGAAGATGTTTTCAACTGCAACGGCCAGAAAGGCCATGGAGTTGATTCGCTTCTTCCAACTGGAGGTTTTGGTAAAATTTCAAAGTTAGTTACCGATTTAGCTCCGTGTCTGTTAGAAGTTCCAATACAGTCAGAACCAGTATCTCCACCACCAATAACGATTACATCTTTACCAGTAGCTTTAATTTGATCAGGAATTGATTCTCCGTATAAAACTTTAGTTTGCTGTGTTAAGAAATCCATTGCTTGAACAACGCCTTTGCTTTCAATTCCTTTAGTTGGCAAGCTTCTTCTTTCAGTTGCTCCTCCGCATAAAACGATAGAATCGAATTGGTTTAATTCTTCTACACTGAAATTAACACCAACATTTACGTTAGTTTTGAAAGTGATTCCTTCTGCTTCAAGAATTGCAACACGACGATCGATGATTCCTTTTTCTAATTTGAAATTTGGAATTCCGTAACGTAATAAACCTCCAATTGCATTGTCTCTTTCAAAAACAGTAACCGTGTGACCAGCTCTGTTTAATTGTTGAGCTGCAGCAAGACCAGCAGGTCCAGAACCAATAACAGCAACTGTTTTTCCAGTTCTTGTTTTTGGTGGCTGCGGTTTGATCCATCCTTCAGAGAAACCTCTTTCTACGATGCTTTTCTCGATGTTTTCAATAGAAACTGGATCTTTGATGATTCCTAATACACATGATTTCTCACATGGAGCAGGGCATAAACGTCCTGTAAATTCAGGGAAGTTGTTAGTAGATTGTAAAATCTCTAACGCGCTCTGCCATTCTTCCTGATGCACCATGTCGTTGAAGTCAGGAATTAAATTTCCTAACGGACAACCACTGTGGCAAAAAGGAATTCCACAGTCCATACATCTTGATCCTTGTTCTTTTAATTTATCTTTTGGTACCGGAATAGTAAATTCGTTGTAGTTCGAAACACGTTCTGCTACTGCTAAATTACTTTCATCGGCTCTGTTATATTCTTTAAATCCGCCTATTTTACCCATGACATTTAAATAAATTTAGTTGTGAGTTGTAAAATGTGAGAGGTGAGTTAAAAAACTTAGCACCTCTGCACCTTTGTATCTCAGAACCTTTTAATTAAGCTATTAATTCTTCTATTTGTTTTTCTTCTGCAATTCGTTTTAATGCTTTTTTGTAATCAGTTGGCATTACTTTTACGAAGTGCTGTTGTTGGTTTTCCCAGTCTGCTAAAATTCTTTTTGCTAATGGACTGCTGGTGTACAACGAATGGTTTTTGATCAGTTTTCTTAGTTTCGTAAGATCTTCTTCTTCCATTGGATCGAATGCAACCATTTCCATGTTGCAAACTGTAGAGTCGAATTTCTTGTTCGGATCGTAAACATAAGCCACACCACCGCTCATACCAGCCGCGAAGTTTCTTCCTGTTTTTCCTAAAACTACTACTGTACCACCTGTCATGTACTCGCATCCGTGATCTCCAATTCCTTCTACAACTGCTGTTGCTCCAGAGTTTCTCACACAGAAACGCTCTCCTGCGATACCATTAATATAAGCCTCTCCGGTAATAGCTCCGTAAAGGGCAACGTTTCCAATAATGATGTTGTCTTCAGGTTTGAAAGTCGCAGTTGGAGGTACTTTTACAATTAGTTTTCCTCCAGAAAGACCTTTTCCTAAATAGTCATTACAGTTTCCGTGAATTTTAAATGACAATCCGTTTGTTGCGAATGCACCAAAACTTTGTCCGGCAGAACCTTCAAAATCAACTAAAATAGTGTCA from the Flavobacterium sp. genome contains:
- a CDS encoding GNAT family N-acetyltransferase; protein product: MMTEENKLDNPVWNSLCESHKKFALDYNGTKFFNQDYCPFGGFSDHNSTLEATEKYASLCENFFIVGEKPKIADTLKITKELVCLQMIIYEKIQITFSDEIIKLTEEHAEELFNLVNLVQPGYFKPKTFLLGSYYGIFNDKKLVSVAGERMKMNAFTEVSAIVTHPDYTGKGYAKQLTSHVVNAVFDEGKTPFLHVVESNLGAIKLYEKLGFATRRKMSFWNICK
- a CDS encoding alpha/beta hydrolase-fold protein produces the protein MNKLFIFTFIFFTSTIIFSQNSKSKTTETSKPFVLGVIDEIQSKELGENRILNIYLPEGYNPKDQEKYPVIYLLDGSADEDFIHISGLVQFNSFEWINQVPKSIVVGIATVDRKRDFTFPTTIENDKTKYPTTGHSDKFIAFIEKELQPFIDKKYKTTNSKTIIGQSLGGLLETEILFKKPSLFNKYVIVSPSLWWDNGSILNQDSEIFKESFNLQTEIYIAVGKEGLTPTQIPRVMEVDANLLEEKIKASKSKSIKVYFDYFPLENHGTILHPAVSNSFKFFYSKSKE
- a CDS encoding SRPBCC domain-containing protein; the protein is MKSNLLMNFTVDKENSTVNVKREFDASLSNVWSAWTEPEILDQWWAPAPWKSKTKSMDFKEGGRRIYAMIGPQGEEHWAIADFTSITPKSNFKYLDAFSDSEGNLNTDFPRSDWNVNFSEEGNSTIVDIAIKHENLSDLEKIIEMGFKEGFTIAMEGLDKIFAEKAK
- a CDS encoding SRPBCC domain-containing protein, with product MKSNLLMNFDVDKENKTVHIKREFDASLADVWSAWTEPEILDQWWAPAPFKSETTSMEFKEGGKRLYAMVTPEGDKRWSFFEYTSISPKTNFKHSATFCDAEGNPNSIFGSSYWDLTFSEKGDLTVVDIAIKRDSLEELEKIIEMGFKEGITATMQILDKIFEDRK
- a CDS encoding DUF1572 domain-containing protein is translated as MENTTEIANRFRETILNGTWIANTNYKHQLENLDWKIAITPVKNLNTISLLAQHIHYYINGINIVFKGGNLDIKDKFSFDFPPINSQEEWNSFLNKFWNAAEEFASFVEKMPEQKLNEVFVDEKYGTYKRNIDAMIEHSYYHLGQIVLIKKLLTE
- a CDS encoding glutamate synthase subunit beta, yielding MGKIGGFKEYNRADESNLAVAERVSNYNEFTIPVPKDKLKEQGSRCMDCGIPFCHSGCPLGNLIPDFNDMVHQEEWQSALEILQSTNNFPEFTGRLCPAPCEKSCVLGIIKDPVSIENIEKSIVERGFSEGWIKPQPPKTRTGKTVAVIGSGPAGLAAAQQLNRAGHTVTVFERDNAIGGLLRYGIPNFKLEKGIIDRRVAILEAEGITFKTNVNVGVNFSVEELNQFDSIVLCGGATERRSLPTKGIESKGVVQAMDFLTQQTKVLYGESIPDQIKATGKDVIVIGGGDTGSDCIGTSNRHGAKSVTNFEILPKPPVGRSESTPWPFWPLQLKTSSSHEEGCDRNWLINTKEFISNEKGELTGLKTVEVQWKMTPGQRPELIEKEGSEKIWPCDLALLALGFTGPEKTLSEQLGIEIDARSNYKAHNYQTNVPHIFTAGDMRRGQSLIVWAISEGREAAREVDLFLMGSTNLPTKGKGDLPSL